From Pyramidobacter piscolens W5455:
AAGCACTTTGGCGACGACGGAAGCCGCGGAAATCTGCGGATAGATATCGTCGCCGCCGATAATCGCCTGCTGATAGACGCTCAGACCGGGGATCTCCTGATTGCCGTCGACGATCACCCCGTCGACGTCAAGCGGGAGCTTTTCGACCGCCCGGCGCATCGCCCACAACGTCGCCCGCAGGATGTTCAGCCGGTCGATCCGTTCGGCCGGCGCCGACGCAGCGCGCCAGACGACGTTCAGTTCGAGCATGCGCGCGAATACTTTTTCACGCCGCGGCGGCGTCATTTTTTTCGAATCGCGAAGCCCCAAACCGACCAGGTCTTCCCGCTGCGCTTCCGTCAGCACGACCGCCGCCGCGACGACGGGGCCGGCCAGAGGGCCTCTTCCCGCTTCGTCAACTCCCACTAGAATCACTCATCTTCATCCCCATCTTCCGGAGCCTGAAGTTTTTCGGCCGCCGGCATCGTCGGACTTTCCAGCGAAAAACTGCCCAGCTTCCCCGCCGAAAACGATTCGAGAAATCGCCGGCCGGCAAGCGTGAAATCGACCATTCCGCCGCTGACAAGACAGCCCAATCGGCGCCCGACGGCTTCGAGCACGGTCACCGTGTCTTCCGGGTCGGCGGGGACGCCCCACTTCTCTTCGATAAAATGCCAGAGCCCCCGCCGCTGCAGATAATCGATCAAAGAACAGGCGACCGTGTCGTAGCCGCCGATCACGTCCGCCTTGGAACAGCCGAGCCAGGCCAGAGCCCTTTGGATGGCCGCGCCCGAGCGCGGATCGAGAATGCCGGGCGAATCGACGACCAGAAAATCGCCGCCGCGGTACCAGGAAACGCCGCGGGTGATGCCGGGGATACCGCCGACCGGCGCGGACTTTTTGCCGATCAGCAAATTCAGCAGCGCCGATTTGCCCACGTTGGGAATCCCCACGACCGCGACCCGCAGCTCGCGATATTGGGGCTTGCAGCGCGTGAAGGCCTGCTTCAAAGGCGCGATCTGCCGCGACAGCAGATCGAACGCCCACGCCTCGCGCTTGTTATTTTTATAATAACCGAGCCACTGCGCCGTGACGTCCTTATCCGCAAGGTCCCTTTTGGTCATGACGATCCAGACGGGCTTGCGCCGCGCAAATTTTTTCGTCAGCGGCGACGCGGTCAGCTCGGGGGCGCGCGCGTCGCGGACCTCGACGACCACGTCGAGCTTGTCGAGAAGTTCTTCCAGCTGCCGGGTGCCCTTGGCCATGTGCCCGGGGAACCACGCCGTCCTGCCCGCCATTATTTCACCAGTCCGATCCTGTTCAGCGGCCAGTAGCGCAAAATCACGGGGCCGCGGATGTTCTTTTCGGGCACGTAGCCCCAATAACGGCTGTCGGCCGAGTTCGGACGGTTGTCGCCAAGCGCGATGTACGACTTTTCGGGCACGACGACCGGCGCGTGATTGTACGTGTCGCGGAACGTCACGTAGGGTTCGTCGACTTTTTGGTCGTTGATCCAGACGATGCCGTTCCGTACCTCGAATTTGTCGCCGGGCAGGGCGATCAGACGCTTCACGTAATCGACGCCGGGATCTTTGGGATACTTGAAGACAAAGATGTCCCCGCGGCGCGGAGCGCGGAGCAGATATTCAAACTTGCAAACCAGAACGCGATCTCCTTCAAGGAGCGTGGGAAGCATTGAGCCGCTGGGAATCCAAAAAGCCTGAATAACGAACGTCTTCAGAAGCAGGGCCAAAACAACCGCCCAGATCACGGTCTCCAACGTCTCGCGAAGCCATGCCACAGGAATCATTTTCTCCCAAATTCTCACCGCAGGAGCGATAAGATTCTCCCACCATTCCCTGATCACCATGCCATTCCCTCCAGACAGGAAAATCTTCTTCGATAATAACAACAAAATAACGAATATTACCGCGAACTCGTGCGCCTGAGCGAACCCCGCAAGGACAGCGTCAGGGCCTCTCCGGTATTCCGCCCGTTTGCTTCGCAGGCAGTGATTACGAACGCCGGCGTGACCGTATGGGTCTGCCAACGATACGTGAAATTGCGGTGAGTTCCATTTAAACGCCAGCGGACTTTTGCATTGGCACTGAATTTCTCCTCTATCGCACTGCCTGAATGTCTGCCAAGCCAGCGCAATATCATGAAATGCGGCTGAGATAAATTTGACGGCAGATAAATACTCAAGTAAAAACTGCACCGCCAGCGATCCGCCCGAATTATGGCCGAATCGAGCCACTGCCTCAGATCGTCCATATCCCTTGCGGCCAGGTCCTGAACGGATTCGGTGCGCAACGCATTGAAAAGCCCGGCACAAAGCACGAGGATTACGGTCATGCCGATCAGGACTTCCGCCAGAGAGAAAGCTTTCCGCCGCCATCCCCGCATCATTTTCCTCCGGTCGCTTCGCCCGAACTTCTATATTCCGGGACAATCTTCGCAATGGCCGACACTATACCAGGGCTCTCAAGAAAAGTTTTGATTTTGCCAAGCATCCCTTCGGTTTCGGCGTGTCCTTCTTGAGAAATTCTCGCACAGAAGATTTTCGAGTGTGAGGTCGCCTCCACGTGTTTTTCATCGTAAAAAAGTTCTTCAAAGAGCTTTTCGCCCGGGCGAATGCCGGTATACGCGATCTTGACATCGCGATCCGGTTCGTAACCGTTCAGGCGAATCAGCGTCCGGGCGACTTCGGCGATATTGACGGGTTTCCCCATGTCCAAGAGGTAGATCCTCCCCGGCAAACCGATGGCCGCCGTCTGCAGTACCAGACCGGCAGCCTCGGAGACGAGCATAAAATACCGGCTCATCTGGGGATGAGTCACCGTCACGGGGCCGCCCGCCGCGATCTGACGTTCAAACTTGGGAACAACGCTGCCGCGGCTGCCGAGGACATTGCCAAACCGCACCGCCACGTAGGCGGTCCGCGGACAGTCTTTTTGCAGTTCCGTCAGAGTCATCTCGGCAATTCGCTTGCTGGCGCCCATGACGCTGCTCGGGTTAACCGCCTTGTCCGTGGAAATCATCACAAAACGACTTGCATTATATTTGCCGGCCATCCTGCCGAAAATCCATGTGCCGAGAGCGTTGGTACGAATCGCCTCGCGGGCGTTGCATTCCATCAGCGGCACGTGCTTGTGGGCCGCCGCATGAAAAACGATGTCGGGGCGCCACCGGGAAAAGACTTCTTCCATCGCTCTTTCATCAGCGACATCGGCAATTACCGGCACAAGTTTGACTTGACATGCCCTTTCCCGCAATTCTTCCAGCAAAGTGTAAATCGAAAACTCGCCATGGCCAAGCAAAACCAGCGTCTCAGGCGCATAAGGCAGAATCTGGCGGACAATTTCGCCGCCGATCGATCCCCCCGCACCGGAGATCAGCACGACACGACCGCGAAGAAGCTGGCCGATCCGCTGTGTGTCAAGCACGACGGGATCCCTGGACAACAAGTCCTCGAGACGAACCTTGCGCAATTTGTTCAGAGTGACCGTGCCGTCCGCGAGTTCCTGCAGCGAGGGCAAAATGCGGACGGAAATTTGCAGGGACAAAAGTTCGTTCA
This genomic window contains:
- a CDS encoding ribonuclease HII, whose translation is MILVGVDEAGRGPLAGPVVAAAVVLTEAQREDLVGLGLRDSKKMTPPRREKVFARMLELNVVWRAASAPAERIDRLNILRATLWAMRRAVEKLPLDVDGVIVDGNQEIPGLSVYQQAIIGGDDIYPQISAASVVAKVLRDRVMTVYDGIYPDYDFARHKGYGTEAHRRAIAELGPTPIHRRSFSWE
- a CDS encoding GTPase translates to MAGRTAWFPGHMAKGTRQLEELLDKLDVVVEVRDARAPELTASPLTKKFARRKPVWIVMTKRDLADKDVTAQWLGYYKNNKREAWAFDLLSRQIAPLKQAFTRCKPQYRELRVAVVGIPNVGKSALLNLLIGKKSAPVGGIPGITRGVSWYRGGDFLVVDSPGILDPRSGAAIQRALAWLGCSKADVIGGYDTVACSLIDYLQRRGLWHFIEEKWGVPADPEDTVTVLEAVGRRLGCLVSGGMVDFTLAGRRFLESFSAGKLGSFSLESPTMPAAEKLQAPEDGDEDE
- the lepB gene encoding signal peptidase I — protein: MVIREWWENLIAPAVRIWEKMIPVAWLRETLETVIWAVVLALLLKTFVIQAFWIPSGSMLPTLLEGDRVLVCKFEYLLRAPRRGDIFVFKYPKDPGVDYVKRLIALPGDKFEVRNGIVWINDQKVDEPYVTFRDTYNHAPVVVPEKSYIALGDNRPNSADSRYWGYVPEKNIRGPVILRYWPLNRIGLVK
- a CDS encoding type II secretion system protein gives rise to the protein MMRGWRRKAFSLAEVLIGMTVILVLCAGLFNALRTESVQDLAARDMDDLRQWLDSAIIRADRWRCSFYLSIYLPSNLSQPHFMILRWLGRHSGSAIEEKFSANAKVRWRLNGTHRNFTYRWQTHTVTPAFVITACEANGRNTGEALTLSLRGSLRRTSSR
- a CDS encoding nucleoside-diphosphate sugar epimerase/dehydratase, translated to MENWGLRIVTLWRSLGTRNGCVALIDALLLSLAVYISYALRFSIFLEYAATYGIFEAGPLYVAAVMFSFYAGGVYRVYWLQTSIEELLILLKAYVLACAVLIGLYIGVEVPFVVPLSVMGMLVLCGFAFLTLLRLSWRVTLKGHNGRPPRKTLIVGAGEAGALLARDLKRHDPNFNVVGFLDDDPAKSKKTIAGIPVLGTLHELIGIVGAERISDVLVALPSAPVARVRELLNELLSLQISVRILPSLQELADGTVTLNKLRKVRLEDLLSRDPVVLDTQRIGQLLRGRVVLISGAGGSIGGEIVRQILPYAPETLVLLGHGEFSIYTLLEELRERACQVKLVPVIADVADERAMEEVFSRWRPDIVFHAAAHKHVPLMECNAREAIRTNALGTWIFGRMAGKYNASRFVMISTDKAVNPSSVMGASKRIAEMTLTELQKDCPRTAYVAVRFGNVLGSRGSVVPKFERQIAAGGPVTVTHPQMSRYFMLVSEAAGLVLQTAAIGLPGRIYLLDMGKPVNIAEVARTLIRLNGYEPDRDVKIAYTGIRPGEKLFEELFYDEKHVEATSHSKIFCARISQEGHAETEGMLGKIKTFLESPGIVSAIAKIVPEYRSSGEATGGK